From the genome of Vicia villosa cultivar HV-30 ecotype Madison, WI linkage group LG2, Vvil1.0, whole genome shotgun sequence, one region includes:
- the LOC131647333 gene encoding protein FEZ isoform X2: MEERTEMDNIKVDDLMPGFRFHPTDEELVAFYLKRKIQQKSLPIELIKQVDIYKFDPWDLPKLASSGEKEWYFYCPRDRKYRNSSRPNRVTRAGFWKATGTDRPIYSSDGKCIGLKKSLVFYKGRAAKGTKTDWMMHEFRLPSISDSSTSPPKKFSDKSFSPNDSWAICRIFKKTNSLSMVQKALSHPWISQLPGNLVSELLTQTTNINQFYSENNISCTTTEQGSSAPTNLEINKHELQQVTNTNNNFPAPNFPTYKPINNINTISKSSQIQVPNGDIIDNLMFYNLEANGSTKCTIDNDCSILSNTNYIGFEDTNNQYNGFSISLPQDMQPNIQDQMELNNQWENLGRTIEFPFNLSPNFDSLRTSGIWDIPPSTSEISTTYVTSKCYT, from the exons ATGGAAGAAAGAACTGAGATGGATAATATTAAGGTTGATGATTTGATGCCTGGTTTTCGTTTTCATCCTACAGATGAAGAACTTGTTGCTTTTTATCTCAAgagaaaaattcaacaaaaatctCTTCCTATTGAACTTATTAAGCAAGTTGATATTTACAAATTTGATCCATGGGATCTTCCAA AGTTGGCAAGTAGTGGTGAGAAAGAATGGTATTTCTATTGTCCAAGAGACAGAAAATATAGAAACAGTTCAAGGCCTAATAGGGTTACAAGAGCTGGATTTTGGAAGGCCACAGGAACTGATAGACCTATTTACTCATCAGATGGAAAATGCAttggtttgaagaaatcacttGTTTTCTACAAAGGTAGAGCTGCCAAAGGAACCAAAACTGATTGGATGATGCATGAGTTTAGGTTACCTTCCATTTCAGATTCATCAACCTCTCCTCCCAAAAAATTCTCAGACAAAAGTTTCTCTCCAAAT GATTCATGGGCAATTTGTAGGATTTTCAAGAAAACAAATTCTCTTTCCATGGTGCAAAAAGCTTTATCTCATCCTTGGATCTCTCAATTACCAGGAAACTTGGTATCTGAATTACTCACACAAACTACAAACATCAATCAATTCTATTCAGAAAATAATATCTCGTGTACAACAACAGAACAAGGATCATCAGCACCAACAAACTTAGAAAT CAACAAGCATGAGCTACAACAAGTCACCAACACCAACAACAATTTCCCAGCTCCCAATTTTCCAACATACAAACCTATCAACAACATTAACACAATTTCCAAATCCTCACAAATTCAAGTTCCTAATGGAGACATTATTGATAATCTAATGTTCTACAATCTTGAAGCCAATGGTTCAACAAAGTGCACAATTGATAATGATTGTTCAATTCTTTCAAACACAAACTATATTGGTTTTGAGGACACAAATAATCAATATAATGGATTCTCAATAAGTCTACCTCAAGATATGCAACCAAACATTCAAGATCAAATGGAGCTTAATAATCAATGGGAAAATCTAGGAAGAACAATAGAATTTCCCTTCAATTTGTCTCCAAATTTTGATAGTTTGAGGACTAGTGGTATATGGGACATACCACCTAGTACTAGTGAAATTTCCACAACCTATGTCACTAGTAAATGTTACACTTAG
- the LOC131647333 gene encoding protein FEZ isoform X1 produces MEERTEMDNIKVDDLMPGFRFHPTDEELVAFYLKRKIQQKSLPIELIKQVDIYKFDPWDLPKELASSGEKEWYFYCPRDRKYRNSSRPNRVTRAGFWKATGTDRPIYSSDGKCIGLKKSLVFYKGRAAKGTKTDWMMHEFRLPSISDSSTSPPKKFSDKSFSPNDSWAICRIFKKTNSLSMVQKALSHPWISQLPGNLVSELLTQTTNINQFYSENNISCTTTEQGSSAPTNLEINKHELQQVTNTNNNFPAPNFPTYKPINNINTISKSSQIQVPNGDIIDNLMFYNLEANGSTKCTIDNDCSILSNTNYIGFEDTNNQYNGFSISLPQDMQPNIQDQMELNNQWENLGRTIEFPFNLSPNFDSLRTSGIWDIPPSTSEISTTYVTSKCYT; encoded by the exons ATGGAAGAAAGAACTGAGATGGATAATATTAAGGTTGATGATTTGATGCCTGGTTTTCGTTTTCATCCTACAGATGAAGAACTTGTTGCTTTTTATCTCAAgagaaaaattcaacaaaaatctCTTCCTATTGAACTTATTAAGCAAGTTGATATTTACAAATTTGATCCATGGGATCTTCCAA AAGAGTTGGCAAGTAGTGGTGAGAAAGAATGGTATTTCTATTGTCCAAGAGACAGAAAATATAGAAACAGTTCAAGGCCTAATAGGGTTACAAGAGCTGGATTTTGGAAGGCCACAGGAACTGATAGACCTATTTACTCATCAGATGGAAAATGCAttggtttgaagaaatcacttGTTTTCTACAAAGGTAGAGCTGCCAAAGGAACCAAAACTGATTGGATGATGCATGAGTTTAGGTTACCTTCCATTTCAGATTCATCAACCTCTCCTCCCAAAAAATTCTCAGACAAAAGTTTCTCTCCAAAT GATTCATGGGCAATTTGTAGGATTTTCAAGAAAACAAATTCTCTTTCCATGGTGCAAAAAGCTTTATCTCATCCTTGGATCTCTCAATTACCAGGAAACTTGGTATCTGAATTACTCACACAAACTACAAACATCAATCAATTCTATTCAGAAAATAATATCTCGTGTACAACAACAGAACAAGGATCATCAGCACCAACAAACTTAGAAAT CAACAAGCATGAGCTACAACAAGTCACCAACACCAACAACAATTTCCCAGCTCCCAATTTTCCAACATACAAACCTATCAACAACATTAACACAATTTCCAAATCCTCACAAATTCAAGTTCCTAATGGAGACATTATTGATAATCTAATGTTCTACAATCTTGAAGCCAATGGTTCAACAAAGTGCACAATTGATAATGATTGTTCAATTCTTTCAAACACAAACTATATTGGTTTTGAGGACACAAATAATCAATATAATGGATTCTCAATAAGTCTACCTCAAGATATGCAACCAAACATTCAAGATCAAATGGAGCTTAATAATCAATGGGAAAATCTAGGAAGAACAATAGAATTTCCCTTCAATTTGTCTCCAAATTTTGATAGTTTGAGGACTAGTGGTATATGGGACATACCACCTAGTACTAGTGAAATTTCCACAACCTATGTCACTAGTAAATGTTACACTTAG
- the LOC131650565 gene encoding uncharacterized mitochondrial protein AtMg00860-like, with product MSELGTRENKGQPTLHDINELICMCFILYLAVCTAYFINVISHPFVVVMVYAPLRSLDKQEKQLYAKLSKCEFWLIEVSFLDHVISSGGIDVDPSKFEVLLQWETPKSVTEIQSFLGLAGYYRIFIEVFSKLAFSLTQLTRKGQAYVWDVKCEESFQKLKRRLTLAPVLVLSSPTESFVVCCDTSKMDL from the exons ATGTCTGAGCTTGGAACTAGAGAGAATAAGGGACAGCCAACATTGCATGATATAAATGAGTT AATATGTATGTGTTTTATACTCTACCTAGCAGTATGTACCGCTTACTTTATTAATGTAATTTCACACCCCTTTGTTGTTGTTATGGTCTATGCTCCTCTTCGGAGTCTAGATAAGCAG GAGAAGCAATTATATGCTAAGTTGTCAAAGTGCGAGTTTTGGTTAATAGAAGTGAGTTTTCTCGATCATGTGATTTCTAGTGGAGGTATTGATGTTGATCCTTCAAAGTTTGAGGTTTTGTTGCAGTGGGAGACTCCAAAGTCTGTCACTGAGATCCAAAGTTTTCTTGGGTTAGCTGGTTATTATCGTATATTCATTGAGGTCTTTTCTAAGTTGGCTTTTTCGTTAACTCAGCTAACTAGGAAGGGCCAGGCTTATGTTTGGGATGTGAAGTGTGAAGAGAGTTTCCAAAAGCTTAAGAGGAGGTTGACGTTAGCTCCAGTGTTGGTTTTGTCGAGTCCAACTGAATCTTTTGTCGTGTGTTGTGATACTTCTAAGATGGATTTatga